A single window of Ornithorhynchus anatinus isolate Pmale09 chromosome 3, mOrnAna1.pri.v4, whole genome shotgun sequence DNA harbors:
- the SPTY2D1 gene encoding protein SPT2 homolog, with product MDFRDILLVASEQQGLSSVPKRYSLAVGPPKRDPKVKGVQSAAVQAFLRRKEEELRKKALEEKRKKEELVAKRIELKHDKKARAMAKRTKDNFYGYNGVPVEERPKKRQAEEGPGEYPPEEEAEPYDDGPVESEPEDSEGYEEEPEPPRAVGKAKPAPKSAPPPMNFSDLLRLAEKKQYEPVEIKVVKKTEERPRTAEELREREFLERRNKRGDRGKEGRKAEREVRAGPGPPKKGPSQKEAPPPKVGRGPGERPSVAPSSSSSSSKRSLPHPAAGPERKSRPAAPSEKHTRPATAKPPAGPGEGPRPVPAGGHGKPVVNGAGKARPGSAQAPPGLTKTSAGGAQRPSGEQGLKRPTSSQPSHSRPGPSPHNGAKLSSGKRSSGGPGSAPGRPDPGAARPAGGLGSGPGRPAGHSAPGSARSNSGPGRPGGGSGGGPGRTVGGSGPGRPAARSSSGPGRTGNSPGPGRPAGGLGPGRPNAGPGRPAGGLGPGRPNAGPGKPASGSGPGRPAGGLGPGRPSSGPSRPAGGPGPERTNAGRPPPGSVPPTRPRCTVVSETISSKNIVARPGPGRMNGMRLPPPGTRPGTQWRGPPGHPLPHIGYKRHRDFDDDEEEYDSEMDDFIDDEGEPQEEISKHIREIFGYDRKKYKDESDYALRYMESSWREQQKEEAKSLRLGVQEDLEEMRREEEELKRRKAKKLKLR from the exons AAAAGGTACAGTTTGGCAGTGGGACCCCCGAAGAGGGACCCGAAGGTGAAGGGCGTTCAGTCGGCGGCAGTGCAGGCCTTCCTGAGGCGGAAAGAGGAGGAGCTCAGGAAAAAAG CtctggaggagaaaaggaaaaaggaagagctgGTGGCCAAGCGCATCGAGCTGAAACATGACAAGAAAGCGAGAGCCATGGCCAAGCGGACCAAGGACAACTTCTACGGCTACAACGGCGTCCCCGTCGAGGAGAGGCCGAAGAAGAGGCAGGCGGAGGAGGGGCCCGGAGAGTACCCGCCGGAGGAGGAAGCGGAGCCCTACGACGACGGGCCCGTCGAGTCGGAGCCCGAGGACTCGGAGGGGTACGAGGAAGAGCCGGAACCCCCCAGGGCCGTCGGCAAGGCGAAGCCCGCTCCCAAAAGCGCCCCGCCCCCCATGAACTTCTCCGATCTCCTCCGGCTGGCGGAGAAGAAGCAGTACGAGCCGGTGGAGATCAAAGTGGTGAAGAAAACCGAGGAGAGGCCCAGGACGGCGGAGGAGCTGCGAGAGAGGGAGTTCTTGGAGCGGAGGAACAAGAGAGGCGAccgggggaaggaaggcaggaaggccgagagagaggtcagggccgggcccgggccgcccaaGAAAGGACCCTCTCAGAAGGAGGCGCCGCCCCCCAAGGTTGGGAGGGGCCCTGGCGAGAGGCCGTCtgtcgccccctcctcctcctcctcctcctccaagagaagcctcccccaccccgccgctgGCCCCGAGAGGAAGTCGAGACCGGCGGCCCCCAGCGAGAAGCACACCCGCCCGGCCACCGCCaagcccccggccgggcccggcgagGGCCCCAGACCCGTGCCGGCCGGCGGCCACGGGAAACCTGTGGTCAACGGGGCCGGGAAGGCCCGGCCCGGAAGCGCCCAGGCGCCCCCCGGCCTGACGAAGACCTCTGCCGGCGGGGCCCAGAGGCCGTCCGGCGAGCAAGGACTCAAGAGACCCACTTCCTCCCAGCCGAGTcattccaggcccgggcccagcccccaCAACGGGGCCAAGCTTTCCAGCGGCAAGAGGTCAAGCGGcgggcccggctcggccccgggGCGGCCCGACCCGGGCGCCGCCCGGCCggcgggaggcctgggttccGGCCCCGGGCGGCCCGCCGGCCACTCCGCCCCGGGGTCCGCCCGATCGAACTCGGGGCCCGGGAGGCCCGGGGGCGGTTctggcggcgggccgggccggaccgtcGGCGGctcgggccccggccggccggccgcccggtCGAGCTCCGGCCCGGGGCGGACCGGTAacagcccgggccccgggaggccGGCCGGCGGGCTCGGCCCCGGGAGGCCCAACGCGGGTCCCGGGAGGCCGGCCGGCGGGCTCGGCCCCGGGAGGCCCAACGCGGGCCCCGGGAAGCCGGCGAGCGGCTCGGGCCCCGGAAGGCCGGCCGGCGGGCTCGGCCCGGGCCGGCCGAGCTCGGGCCCCAGCAGGCcggccggcgggcccggcccggagaGGACCAACGcgggccggccgccccccggctccgTCCCCCCGACCAGGCCTCGCTGCACCGTCGTGTCGgaaaccatctcctccaagaacatcgtcgcccggcccggccccggaagGATGAACGGGATGCGGCTTCCGCCCCCCGGCACCAGGCCCGGGACTCAGTGGCGAG GTCCTCCcgggcaccccctcccccacatcgGCTACAAGCGGCACCGGGATTTCGATGACGACGAAGAGGAGTACGACTCGGAAATGGACGACTTCATCGACGACGAAGGAGAGCCTCAGGAAGAAATATCCAAACACATCCGAGAAATCTTTGGCTACGACCGCAAAAA GTACAAAGACGAGAGCGATTATGCCTTACGGTACATGGAGAgcagctggagagagcagcagaaggaggAAGCCAAGAG